The Chroicocephalus ridibundus chromosome 3, bChrRid1.1, whole genome shotgun sequence genome has a segment encoding these proteins:
- the CRIPT gene encoding cysteine-rich PDZ-binding protein: MVCEKCEKKLGTVITPDTWKDGARNTTESGGRKLNENKALTSKKARFDPYGKNKFAICRICKSSVHQPGSHYCQGCAYKKGICSMCGKKVLDTKNYKQTSV, from the exons ATGGTGTGCGAGAAGT GCGAGAAGAAACTCGGCACGGTAATCACTCCCGATACGTGGAAAGATGGTGCAAGAAACACCACAG AAAGCGGTGGCCGCAAGTTAAATGAAAACAAGGCATTGACCTCAAAGAAGGCAAG GTTTGATCCTTATGGAAAGAACAAATTTGCAATATGTCGGATTTGTAAGAGTTCTGTCCATCAGCCAGGATCTCACTATTGTCAAGGATGTGCCTATAAAAAAG GTATCTGCTCAATGTGTGGCAAGAAGGTGTTGGATACGAAGAACTACAAGCAAACTTCTGTCTAA